In the Deinococcus budaensis genome, one interval contains:
- a CDS encoding glutaredoxin domain-containing protein, producing MIKMYTTSWCPDCVAAKRALTQKGLTYEEINIEQDEGAAEYVMSVNGGKRSVPTLVSGDVAHSLSGFRPQKLDAFLAEAGL from the coding sequence ATGATCAAGATGTACACGACGAGCTGGTGCCCCGACTGCGTGGCCGCCAAGCGGGCGCTGACCCAGAAGGGCCTCACCTACGAGGAGATCAACATCGAGCAGGACGAGGGCGCGGCCGAGTACGTCATGAGCGTGAACGGCGGCAAGCGCAGCGTGCCCACGCTCGTCAGCGGTGACGTGGCCCACAGCCTCAGCGGCTTCCGGCCCCAGAAGCTCGACGCCTTCCTGGCTGAAGCCGGGCTGTAG
- a CDS encoding DUF805 domain-containing protein, translated as MNDYLNVIRQHYADFRGRARRREYWMFYLINTLISLLLYLPFAVQTVTAPDPETAAPTGLALLSLIAAGLYSLFILVPSLAVSVRRLHDTGRSGWWYLINFVPLVGGLVFLIFMVLGGQPGANRWGPNPKGQTANAVADW; from the coding sequence ATGAACGACTATCTGAACGTGATTCGCCAGCACTACGCCGACTTCCGAGGACGCGCCCGGCGACGGGAATACTGGATGTTCTACCTGATCAATACCCTGATCAGCCTTCTGCTGTACCTGCCGTTCGCCGTGCAGACGGTCACGGCACCTGACCCAGAAACGGCGGCCCCCACTGGGCTGGCCCTGCTGAGCCTGATCGCGGCGGGCCTCTACAGCCTGTTTATCCTGGTGCCGTCCCTGGCGGTGAGTGTCCGGCGGCTGCACGACACGGGCCGCAGCGGCTGGTGGTACCTGATCAACTTCGTGCCGCTTGTCGGCGGTCTGGTCTTCCTGATCTTCATGGTGCTGGGCGGCCAGCCCGGCGCCAACCGCTGGGGGCCGAATCCCAAGGGGCAGACCGCGAACGCGGTGGCGGACTGGTAG